The segment TGATCAGAGTATTTAAATCTAAGTAGTGTGGTGAAAAGGAAGAATCCTTATTTTTAAATAAGCCAAAAGTACGAATCATTGATAAGAACTAAAGAGTATAATCATGAAGGATTTGATAGGGATATTTATAGAGCAAAATAATATCTTCTTGATTAAGAGAAAATTAATTACGTAGGTCAATTCTTATGCATGTAGTTTAATTTAGCTTACCAACATGGGTTGTGGTGCAGTAATGAAATTGTTTCATCCTTTATCAGATATTTCAAATTCGAATCCtgaatatgaagaaaatcatGTTGTGTTATCATCCTTAATGGATCCTGTACGATCCGAATTTATTCGGGCTCTAATATCGCCGGTTCTGGACACCAAATAGggaaaaatagtttaatttagcCTTGTTGATTAAACTTGATTATATTAACTCTCAAACATTATTCTTCTCATGATTGCTGGCAACTTCCCCACTCACCAACCTTATGGAAGCTAAGAGGAAATACCCAAATTAATGAGCCACAACCTACTAACTTATATTATGCAAGAACAGAAATCTTtacaaattcaataataattagAGGACTTTGTTAGAATAATCCATTGTTGatccattttaattaattgaacttAGTTACAAATCCACCACTTTGCTTAAACAATGCACATTCCTCTTTGCTGCTAATCATTTTTATCATGTTGGATTTTGACTAAAAAGATTCCAACTAAGCGTAGAGGTACTTAAgttgttaattttaaaattcataaacttaaTTTGCATGCTCGTCACGTAGTGCTTTATCATTTACTTTGccttttcttaattattaattaattctctgttaattattttttttccgaATGTCAGCCACACGatattgaatattgaatattgaatattgaatataatcATATAGTTATTTATGTGTATGTTCTTCTCATGGATTTAATGTATATCAAGTGTGAACGGTTGTAGCTAGGCTTGCAATAAAAAGACTTAAAATAATGATCAATTGGAAGTGAATTGTAGAATACTAGATATCATGTCCCCGCGCCAGCACAGGCTCAAtgtatgttagttttttttcctttcaattatgtgacacaaatgaaatttgaaataagcaaactaaatcttttatgtatttttttttaaaaaaaatatttttaattgttaatttatatatcttttatgtcattttcaaaaaatatatattactctatttgtttcattttatttgatacAAGTGATTTTAGTAAAATTAACGAAATCTCTTATATGGttctcacatatttttagttgcCATTTTATGGTGATTCATAATACTTTTTAGTTTTGcgttattttcaaataatatatgcaactttttttgtttcgataaaaataagagagtcaaccaaatttcattatgttttttaactatgtttttttaaaaatatcttaaattgttacattgcgtttttaagcttcttttttatgtaattttcaaatatgtaacagattagaaattaaaacgaagaattaaagttttcgaatcattaaatttcattttaatatatgactccctccttttcgatttatatgaacttattttttaatatcatttcagagagaaaataacttctgaattttaaactttttatatagatatttaagatcacaaatttaaatatacatataaattttaattttaattttaattgattccacctaatattatacttgatatataattattaagatcTAACCgtataataattatttacttttatatatataaataataaatagatatcacaataactcataggaaatgaagaaataacaaaaatgaggtaatactaataagaataattaaagatatttttagaactatttaattttcttgttatcattctttgtagatttttgtttgcatgaagttacatttttacctttgatcatcattcacttcatatatagaaggatgtttctagaattatttatttttgatagatttttgtcagtatgaaattacatttttattcttggtcgtctttaatacaaatatatcatcctatttatttttatttgtaaagttattttatattattaattttatcacagttattaattttcaagtatattaattagaaccaaaataaagatggaaataattaattcatgataaatttttatataaaaagtaaacattttttataattgaaaaaatatgaagaatgaaattaaagtaatagtaaaatagagtaataataaaatagatttcactataactcacaaaagaaaagaaagtgaagtaacaacaaaataagttaatggaaataacaataacttaatatatttctagaactatttaattttcttgttatcatttttGGTAGATTCTTGTTAGTGTGAAATTACATTTATgtccttgatcattattcatttcatatataaaaagatgtttctaataattattaattacttttcTAAATGGATTTTTGTTAGCATGAAATGACAAACGTCCCTTGGTCGTCctcccacttcactcttctatacaatagaaatataataattatgataatttagaatttattattcacaAATTGTATATTTTAGCTAGAGAAGGGGgatgatgaatattgatgaacTATGATGGTGAAAGTTGAGaagacatgatctaaatgtaTAATTCTAGTATTATAGGAGGGTGTAATTagctagaaaaataattaattgcagACGAATAAGTTTAATTAAGCATAATATCAAACTTACATGAGATTTTATTTACAAATTAATCACAAATCGCTTTCTAATTTTTTGActgaaaaaataattgttgacGAAGTCCTCCATTCAATGACTTTGTTAAgattaaataattcaaaatttatttcagaATTTTAAATTCTgaaataaaatcacattttcAGACATGGATATAACATGCAAGTTCGAAATGATTTTGTTGATTGAGgcattaaataagttaaaaaaatattgagatggTCCCTATATTTGGATAATAATGGATGAGAAGCCGACTCTCTTTTCGTTTTTATCCTCTTACATCCGTAgaatttagaaaaagaaaaattcaaacaaggaccacaaaatttacaaaaaaggACAAAGTTTATCAAAGGAAATGAACTAGGGTTTCAAACTCTATTATATAGGTCAGTATATTAGATTTAACAtcactaattatttattattttctttcgatactaaataaataaatttccttAGGTGTGGACTTTGGTACACCCCCTGTTAATTAAAtggaataattttaattaaatgaaataattgtatagaatagcaaattaataatgtaaaacaAATACAGTAGCTatcgtttgatttatttgtattcCTTAGCAAAcagtttgatttatttgtattcCTTAGCAAACTATTTGCCAGTGTCACTTGCCTCTCTCACTTCATACGAGTGTCTAGACCACTCTCTACTAAGCTCTCTCAATATCAGGTTCACTTTTGAAATAGAGTGATTTGTGTTTGCAAGTACGTACAATGCATTTACAATACGAATGCATTGAATTTTTTCTAGCAGGACAGCTAAAAGCTCCAGTACCTTGTCCACAAAACCCAAATGACCACTCGTCATCTCCATTAACCTATGTCAAATATACACCAAAAATCTAACATTTACTAACATGGGCTTAAAAGGATAATGACATAAAGCAGCGATATAACAATCTAAGCATAGcaatttgtataaagcgagagaaaattgtatatacacatgtaaaaacatatatcttcgtgctataaacttaattatacaatatacaaacattttacttcaactcaattatatacaaatgcaaattttatacagatattgtagcaaaataggccagcgaattatacaattgcgaattatacaattgcagcgaaatacaattttctctcgctttatacaacagaagtgtataaattgtgtttctgttttgtataaagcgagagaaaattgtatatacatatgcaaaaacatatatattcttcctatacacttataattatacaatatacaaacattttacttcgattcaattgtattcgaatgcaaaatttatataaatgttgcagcgaaataggccagcgaattatacaattgcatcgaaataggccagcgaatcatacaattgtatatgtatagcacattatacatttataggtttgctatggagcacaattatgcaaactttgttatagcatatatatatgattctttttgtttgctatatgtgaaagtttccctaATTAAATTCCGTTTCATATTATTTGGTTGTGATACATCTTTAAGAAAATTCTAATtagatatgtattttattaaactaattatattagatgttttaaaattctaaatttgattaatgttatcattttatatagttatttaatCCTAAGAATAATTGTGTAAAAAATTaactctttcttctttttttgctaaaatagactaatatttttagtatttcaGCCAAGTAAAAATGCAATAGAGAGAGTAATTTATCAATATCATCCCTTAGTTTTTACCCAAACTATACTTAAAGCTAGAGATAGTTGGAAAATCCTATTAAACATGGCTAATGTTGGGGGGAAAAAAACTAGTACAACTTTGAACTTTAGTATGTTAATTCATTTTGAATTACAGAGTAGTgtctaaaatttatttgttttggatTGGAGGTCTTATTATACTGCCTGCCGTTCAAAGTGAATAGTagaataaaatttcataatgcaaaaaaaataatagcaaaaaattagcttttattttatgttcttAACTATTGTTCTTATAGGACGTGTCTATCCGCGATTCAGTTACTATGAACATGAACGAGAGGAAGTAGTTACAATTTCACGTCAATACTATTTGTAGACAAAATTTAAACTCAAAGGAAAGAAGTCATGAATTCCAAACTCTAACCAAATAAAAAGAAGGTGATGTTTTAGTCATACctaaaatttgaggaaaatgttaaaagagaaaaagaacgTTTTAGAATCGAAAAAGTAGTGtgtaaaatggaaaaaagagaAACAAGTGCAATTTTTGTTGGACATTGTATAGGGATTTGTATTATAGGAATGAAACACAACACCAAAAGATGAAGCATAAATtcaagagaagaagaaaaagaaagcaaaTCCCTTTAACTTTTCCCTATTCCAATGAAAACGAACAAACATCTCTTTGCCATTCATTCTGTTGCTTCTCATTTCGATCTCGAATCTTcatttttactcttttctttttttttccctttcctCTGTTTTATCAAAATCTATCACTATCTTAACTTGCCTAGGGATCTTCCCAATCACcccattctcttcttttctttcaaaacagtTAGTCTTCGATCCTTTAccttttttcaaatataaattcatatttttcaaatattatatcaaaattttcagtACTTCTAAAAAGGAGAGAATAATAAAAGTGGATTTATTggaaaaattaatcaatttatattaTCATGAAGATTCAAATACCTTTcttactaaataaaatttatcaaaggCTTAACTAATGAATGAAACCACTTGCGATTCCTCTATTGGTATCAACATGTGTGGTTTCATAGACAGGCAGTTCATCACAAAATCTTTTGTTACCGAAAAATGCTAAATGATCAATTTCAAACAAATCTGAACTTGAACAACTTGctgcatcatcatcatcttcttcttcgtctGCGTAATCAACAATGTAATCATTCTTATACGAATCAACTTTTGTCACTTCAAATTTCCTGTTCTTCTCTGCATTTCCTTGGGATTTGGGCTGACGGAGATTGTCTGAATCATGGTCATCTATGGATTTATGACCACAAGGACGACAATCTTCATCAACAATAACACTGACAGGGTTAAATCTGACTGTCCTTTTGACAGTAGTTTGAGAGAATTTTGGTGGGGTTTTACTTAAACAGGATcttgaaaatgatgaacaaaTTGAAGAAGATTTTGAACTCCTCTCCTCTACTTCATGAGAATCTCCTCTGTTTGGATCCTTCAAATTCTTGGATTTGTTGTTGAAAATGGAAGTGAGAAAATTAGTAAGACGACCCCCTGGTGAAATAGGCtgtttcactttcttcaaatTGTTGTACATTTTCAAAGCAGTTGATTTCGACTTTATAAAATTGGcctcttcatttttatttgcttGCAATTGTTGATTGTCAAATGAATAGAGTTTAGTACCTCTACGCGGTGAAACACTAGCTCTCCTAATTGATCTTGTTTTCGATGCAGCAAAAcaagttgttgaagaagaagaagatgatgagtaAAAAGAGTCGGGTTCAGATGAAGATGCAGAGAGAGTACCAGAATTAGATTCAGATGAAGTTGAACTGAAAAAGAGTGAATCATAATTAATACTATCCAATTCATTACACGGACCTCTTCGTGTTTTATCTTTCACTTTTTTCTCCATCCATTTCTCAATCAAACAAGCCCTTCGAAAACTAGCCATCTCCTCATCTTCTACactcttcttcttgttgtaaATATTAACAACGCCTTTCGGTTTCACTCCGATATTGCTCTGTTTTCTTGTTTCTGATTTGAAATCTTCTCTTCTCTGATCATAACCATCAATGGAACGGTAGATTTCATCAAGAAGCGAAGATGAAAATGAAGGGTTCTTGTGATGTCTCCTACACAACTTATCCTTCTCCATATTATACATTcagttttgattatttttgtttttgtgagAGAGAAATGAAAATAAGGAATAGCAAGGAAAAGGTTGAAGCAAGTGTGAATGAATGAGGGGAAGAAAATGAGGGTTATAAAGGGGTGTCATGCGCGTGCATGCTTTACTTCTAATTAGTTGCCAGTTTggcaaaaataaattaatcagaTAGGGaccatttttattcattttaaatattgtattttcacAAAATCTCATTCACTGagacttttcctttttctatttcttttttttaaaaaaaataaatgattatttCGGTTTACTTTTTCTATATTTGAATATGAAACCAGTACTTACAGTTTCGACATTTTGGGAAATATAGTTTAATACTTAATGTATTGTTTGAATGACTTATTTTACCGATCCaaatatataatagcaaattattacttcaaattaaatattatgactatagtttactttatttttaattggcagctattgttttatataatttgctATAGCAACTCCTCTGAGCAAAATGACAAGAAAATGACTGCTTCTTCGGCTACTGTTACAAAATTAGCGGGATTCAGAAATAGAGTATACAATTAAATGGCGTCTGCTTCAGGCATATAGCcgtatataaaaaaagaattctttttttttgaattttcttatacat is part of the Solanum pennellii chromosome 8, SPENNV200 genome and harbors:
- the LOC107027217 gene encoding protein BIG GRAIN 1-like B, with the translated sequence MYNMEKDKLCRRHHKNPSFSSSLLDEIYRSIDGYDQRREDFKSETRKQSNIGVKPKGVVNIYNKKKSVEDEEMASFRRACLIEKWMEKKVKDKTRRGPCNELDSINYDSLFFSSTSSESNSGTLSASSSEPDSFYSSSSSSSTTCFAASKTRSIRRASVSPRRGTKLYSFDNQQLQANKNEEANFIKSKSTALKMYNNLKKVKQPISPGGRLTNFLTSIFNNKSKNLKDPNRGDSHEVEERSSKSSSICSSFSRSCLSKTPPKFSQTTVKRTVRFNPVSVIVDEDCRPCGHKSIDDHDSDNLRQPKSQGNAEKNRKFEVTKVDSYKNDYIVDYADEEEDDDDAASCSSSDLFEIDHLAFFGNKRFCDELPVYETTHVDTNRGIASGFIH